A section of the Amycolatopsis sp. AA4 genome encodes:
- a CDS encoding metallopeptidase family protein, whose protein sequence is MPVEMSQARFEELVSDALDQVPAEFAAAMDNVVVLVEEFNEEAPDILGLYHGIALTERTSHYSGALPDRISIYREPILEICDTEDDVVEEVLITVMHELGHHFGIDDERLHELGWG, encoded by the coding sequence GTGCCCGTCGAGATGAGCCAGGCGCGGTTCGAGGAACTCGTGTCCGACGCGCTCGACCAGGTGCCCGCGGAGTTCGCCGCGGCGATGGACAACGTCGTGGTGCTGGTCGAGGAGTTCAACGAGGAAGCCCCGGACATCCTCGGGCTCTACCACGGCATCGCGCTCACCGAGCGCACCAGCCACTACAGCGGGGCGCTCCCGGACCGGATCTCCATCTACCGCGAGCCGATCCTCGAAATCTGCGACACCGAGGACGACGTGGTCGAGGAAGTGCTGATCACCGTGATGCACGAACTCGGCCACCACTTCGGCATCGACGACGAGCGGCTGCACGAACTCGGCTGGGGCTGA
- a CDS encoding septum formation family protein: MSQRSERFPSRMQTLTTRVVMAGVFFGAVIALALSVAFSWTDTLAGGGAGGGEGKLSEAAQQAFHSPPGTCLTWNAKDASDAHQVPCTEAHLFEVTSVVDIGAKYPQQAPFPSLDQWQDIAQQQCNADVRPYLGHPLDPYGKLTTNLLRPTAAQWSQGDRQLRCGLQFAGPGGALQPTTGPAKTQDQSMVWAPGTCLALVGKGVGDPVDCGKPHSYEIIATLDLASHFKDGYPKLDDQKSWLDTECNKAAKDYTGSTDLSSKKLILGWDSREQESWDAGSTKVNCKVAATLQDGSGFQAVTGSVKSGSSGSSGQQQSPPPSSGSGGN; the protein is encoded by the coding sequence ATGTCTCAACGCTCGGAGCGGTTCCCTTCGCGTATGCAGACCCTGACCACCCGCGTGGTGATGGCCGGGGTGTTCTTCGGTGCCGTCATCGCGCTGGCCTTGAGCGTCGCCTTCTCCTGGACCGACACGCTCGCCGGCGGCGGCGCGGGCGGCGGGGAGGGCAAGCTCAGCGAGGCCGCCCAGCAGGCGTTCCACTCGCCGCCGGGCACCTGCCTGACCTGGAACGCCAAGGACGCCTCGGACGCGCACCAGGTGCCGTGCACCGAGGCGCACCTGTTCGAGGTCACCAGCGTGGTCGACATCGGCGCGAAGTACCCGCAGCAGGCTCCGTTCCCGAGCCTCGACCAGTGGCAGGACATCGCGCAGCAGCAGTGCAACGCCGACGTGCGCCCGTATCTCGGCCACCCGCTCGACCCGTACGGCAAGCTCACCACCAACCTGCTGCGGCCGACCGCGGCGCAGTGGTCCCAGGGCGACCGCCAACTGCGCTGCGGTCTGCAGTTCGCCGGTCCGGGCGGAGCCCTGCAGCCCACCACCGGCCCGGCGAAGACCCAGGACCAGTCGATGGTGTGGGCCCCGGGCACCTGCCTCGCGCTGGTCGGCAAGGGCGTCGGCGACCCGGTCGACTGCGGCAAGCCGCATTCCTACGAGATCATCGCGACGCTCGACCTCGCCTCGCATTTCAAGGACGGCTACCCGAAGCTCGACGACCAGAAGTCCTGGCTCGACACCGAGTGCAACAAGGCCGCGAAGGACTACACCGGCAGCACCGATCTGTCCTCGAAGAAGCTCATCCTGGGCTGGGACTCGCGCGAGCAGGAGAGCTGGGACGCCGGGTCCACCAAGGTCAACTGCAAGGTCGCGGCCACGCTGCAGGACGGCAGCGGGTTCCAGGCGGTCACCGGCAGCGTGAAGAGCGGGTCCTCCGGTTCGTCGGGCCAGCAGCAGAGCCCGCCGCCGAGTTCCGGTTCGGGCGGGAACTGA
- a CDS encoding glutathionylspermidine synthase family protein codes for MYRDRREPRRDWQRIVEEQGLVYGTPARDGTGKPRPYWDESVHYVFDMDEVLSLEADVELLHSMCLEAVDNVVTTEQYHRFGIPEWVWPHIAESWKRQDPHVYGRFDLRYDGKSPAKLLEYNADTPTTLLEASLLQWHWKTDVFPEDDQWNSIHEKLVERWEEIGGKLPSNELHFTWSAADPSGEDHVTTAYLQETAAEAGLDTVGLAIEEIGWDPVLKRFVDLAEAQMSTVVKLYPWEWVVDEEFGKFAVETMPRTLWVEPLWKMLLSNKTLLAVLWENYPGHPNLLPAFADDPGLLTEYVRKPKLGREGANVQIVATGYETQTDGVYGAEGYVYQAFDPLPEFDGYRPALGAWIVGDSSAGLGIRETSGLVTDDGAAFVPHRIPES; via the coding sequence GTGTATCGGGACCGGCGGGAACCGCGCCGCGACTGGCAGCGGATCGTCGAAGAGCAGGGCCTGGTCTACGGCACCCCGGCGCGCGACGGCACCGGCAAGCCCCGGCCGTACTGGGACGAATCGGTGCACTACGTCTTCGACATGGACGAGGTGCTCTCGCTCGAGGCGGACGTCGAACTGCTGCATTCGATGTGCCTGGAGGCCGTCGACAACGTCGTGACCACCGAGCAGTACCACCGCTTCGGCATCCCGGAATGGGTGTGGCCGCACATCGCGGAGTCGTGGAAGCGGCAGGACCCGCACGTCTACGGCCGCTTCGACCTGCGCTACGACGGCAAATCGCCGGCCAAGCTGCTGGAGTACAACGCGGACACGCCGACCACGCTGCTCGAGGCGTCGCTGCTGCAGTGGCACTGGAAGACCGACGTCTTCCCCGAAGACGACCAGTGGAACTCCATCCACGAGAAGCTGGTGGAGCGCTGGGAGGAGATCGGCGGCAAGCTGCCGTCGAACGAACTGCATTTCACCTGGTCCGCGGCCGATCCGAGCGGCGAGGACCACGTGACCACGGCGTACCTGCAGGAAACCGCGGCCGAGGCCGGGCTCGACACGGTCGGGCTCGCGATCGAGGAGATCGGCTGGGACCCGGTGCTCAAGCGGTTCGTCGATCTCGCCGAGGCGCAGATGTCCACGGTGGTGAAGCTGTACCCGTGGGAATGGGTCGTCGACGAGGAGTTCGGCAAGTTCGCGGTGGAGACCATGCCGCGCACGCTGTGGGTCGAACCGCTGTGGAAGATGCTCCTGTCGAACAAGACGCTGCTCGCCGTGCTGTGGGAGAACTACCCCGGGCATCCGAACCTGCTGCCCGCGTTCGCGGACGACCCCGGCCTGCTCACCGAGTACGTGCGCAAGCCGAAGCTCGGCCGCGAGGGCGCGAACGTGCAGATCGTGGCCACCGGGTACGAAACGCAGACGGACGGCGTCTACGGCGCGGAGGGCTACGTCTACCAGGCGTTCGACCCGCTGCCCGAATTCGACGGCTACCGGCCCGCGCTCGGCGCGTGGATCGTCGGGGACTCCTCGGCGGGGCTGGGCATCCGCGAGACCAGCGGTTTGGTCACCGACGACGGCGCGGCGTTTGTGCCGCATCGGATCCCGGAGTCGTGA
- a CDS encoding DUF350 domain-containing protein translates to MTSTLALPATFGSDLVRGIGAILLYGIVGLLLMFAGFYAIDFTTPGKLSKLVTRGLPNAVIVTASGLLSMAFIVVVAIYSSASDLTAGLITSLVYGLLGVIVQVLAVRLLEWATRIDVGSTIQSEKFAPASIVVAAAHLGLGLVVAVAIS, encoded by the coding sequence GTGACCTCGACGCTCGCGCTGCCCGCAACGTTCGGTTCCGACCTCGTGCGCGGCATCGGCGCGATCCTGCTGTACGGCATCGTCGGACTGCTGCTGATGTTCGCCGGCTTCTACGCGATCGACTTCACCACGCCGGGCAAGCTGTCGAAGCTCGTCACCCGCGGGCTGCCGAACGCGGTGATCGTGACCGCGTCCGGGCTGCTGTCGATGGCGTTCATCGTGGTCGTGGCGATCTACAGCTCGGCGAGCGACCTGACCGCCGGGCTGATCACGTCGCTGGTCTACGGCCTGCTTGGGGTCATCGTGCAGGTGCTGGCGGTGCGGCTGCTGGAGTGGGCGACCCGGATCGACGTCGGGTCCACGATCCAGAGCGAGAAGTTCGCGCCGGCGAGCATCGTCGTCGCGGCGGCGCACCTCGGGCTCGGACTGGTCGTCGCGGTAGCGATTTCCTAG
- a CDS encoding haloalkane dehalogenase gives MGTVRLLRTPEDRFADLPDFAFEPQYTDLSDPDGGLIRVGYVEAGPADGPPVLLLHGEPSWSFLYRKMLPVLADAGLRAIAPDLVGFGRSDKPAEIADHSYARHVEWMRRFSFDVLGLEGVTLVGQDWGGLIGLRLVAENPGRFAGVVAANTGLPTGDVDMPPVWHKFREAVEGAQILDVGRCVQSGCRSALPEDVRAAYDAPFPNEMYKAGPRAMPGLVPTRPDDPASEANRTAWATLTELDVPFLCAFSDGDPITGAMGPILQRSMRGAAGLDHPTVAGAGHFLQEDAGEVLAEHVARFVRR, from the coding sequence GTGGGAACCGTGCGACTCCTCAGGACGCCGGAAGACCGGTTCGCGGACCTGCCCGATTTCGCCTTCGAACCTCAGTACACCGACCTGTCCGACCCGGACGGCGGGCTGATCAGAGTCGGCTACGTCGAGGCCGGTCCCGCCGACGGACCGCCGGTCCTGCTCCTGCACGGGGAGCCGAGCTGGTCGTTCCTCTACCGGAAAATGCTCCCGGTGCTCGCCGACGCCGGACTGCGGGCGATCGCGCCGGACCTGGTCGGCTTCGGCCGGTCGGACAAGCCCGCGGAGATCGCCGACCACAGCTACGCGCGGCACGTCGAGTGGATGCGCCGGTTCTCGTTCGACGTCCTCGGGCTCGAAGGGGTCACGCTGGTCGGGCAGGACTGGGGCGGGCTGATCGGGCTGCGCCTGGTTGCCGAGAACCCGGGACGGTTCGCCGGGGTGGTCGCGGCCAACACCGGGCTGCCGACCGGGGACGTGGACATGCCGCCGGTGTGGCACAAGTTCCGGGAAGCGGTGGAGGGCGCGCAGATCCTGGACGTCGGGCGGTGCGTGCAGTCCGGCTGCCGGAGCGCGTTGCCGGAGGACGTCCGGGCCGCTTACGACGCGCCGTTCCCGAACGAGATGTACAAGGCCGGGCCGCGGGCGATGCCGGGGCTGGTGCCGACGCGGCCGGACGATCCGGCGTCGGAGGCCAACCGGACGGCCTGGGCGACCTTGACGGAACTGGACGTGCCGTTCCTGTGCGCGTTTTCGGACGGCGATCCGATCACCGGCGCGATGGGACCGATTCTGCAGCGGTCGATGCGGGGCGCGGCTGGTCTGGACCACCCGACGGTGGCCGGGGCCGGGCACTTCCTGCAGGAGGACGCGGGGGAGGTGCTCGCCGAGCACGTGGCGCGGTTCGTGCGGCGGTGA
- a CDS encoding DUF4240 domain-containing protein: protein MNTEQFWALIDEARGQASAPEDSYDVAEQACALLAARPREEIVAAQQIVWDLLADSYRAPLWAAAYLVNGGCSDDGFDYFRGWLVLQGREVFERIVAAPDELAGLPAAREAAADGEELECEAALGIASSAHIDATGEDLPADSFTVRYPPLDPDWEFDYEDADEMRRRLPRLAAAFLS, encoded by the coding sequence GTGAACACCGAACAGTTCTGGGCCCTGATCGACGAGGCACGCGGCCAAGCCTCCGCCCCGGAAGACAGCTACGACGTAGCCGAACAAGCCTGCGCCTTGCTCGCCGCGCGGCCGCGGGAGGAGATCGTGGCCGCCCAGCAGATCGTCTGGGACCTCCTGGCCGACTCCTACCGCGCGCCGCTGTGGGCAGCCGCCTACCTGGTCAACGGCGGCTGCTCCGACGACGGCTTCGACTACTTCCGCGGCTGGCTGGTCCTGCAGGGCCGGGAAGTCTTCGAGCGGATCGTGGCCGCCCCGGACGAACTGGCCGGACTGCCCGCGGCGCGCGAGGCCGCAGCGGACGGCGAGGAACTGGAATGCGAAGCAGCCCTGGGCATCGCGTCGAGCGCGCACATCGACGCGACCGGAGAGGATCTTCCGGCGGACTCGTTCACCGTCCGGTACCCGCCGCTGGACCCGGACTGGGAGTTCGACTACGAGGACGCCGACGAGATGCGGCGCAGGCTGCCCCGGCTGGCCGCGGCCTTTCTGTCCTGA
- a CDS encoding aspartate aminotransferase family protein, with protein sequence MTDDLLARHRAVLPSWMSLLYDEPIEIVHAQDRRLTDSTGRTYLDFFAGVLTNAMGYDVPAISDAVRKQLDTGVLHTSTLYLIRSQVELAERIAERSGIPDAKVFFTNSGSEANDTALMLATQYRRSNQVLAMRNSYHGRSFGTVAITGNRGWSASSLSPVKVNYVHGGYRYRSPFRDLPDAAYVDACVADLVELLETATAGDVACLIAEPIQGVGGFSSPPDGLFKAMKEVLDEHGILFVSDEVQTGWGRTGDHYWGIQAHDVVPDMMTFAKGLGNGLAVGGVVARGEIMDCFKAESFSTFGGNPVSMQGALAVLDYIDDHDLQANCKARGDQLLRGLRAANSPYVGEVRGKGLMIGVELVEPGTTTPNTVAAKQMLEETKKRGLLIGKGGLHKNVLRIGPPMTLTEAEADEGLQILLDSLAALS encoded by the coding sequence ATGACCGACGACCTGCTCGCGCGCCACCGCGCGGTGCTCCCGTCCTGGATGTCCCTGCTGTACGACGAGCCGATCGAAATCGTGCACGCGCAGGATCGCCGGCTCACCGATTCCACCGGCCGCACCTACCTCGACTTCTTCGCCGGCGTGCTCACCAACGCGATGGGCTACGACGTCCCCGCGATCAGCGACGCGGTCCGCAAGCAGTTGGACACCGGCGTCCTGCACACCTCGACCCTGTACCTGATCCGCTCCCAGGTGGAACTGGCCGAACGGATCGCGGAACGCTCCGGCATCCCGGACGCGAAGGTGTTCTTCACCAACTCCGGCAGCGAGGCCAACGACACCGCGCTGATGCTCGCCACCCAGTACCGCCGCAGCAACCAGGTGCTGGCGATGCGGAACTCGTACCACGGCCGGTCGTTCGGCACGGTCGCGATCACCGGCAACCGCGGCTGGTCCGCGTCGTCGCTGAGCCCGGTCAAGGTCAACTACGTCCACGGCGGCTACCGCTACCGCAGCCCCTTCCGCGACCTCCCCGACGCGGCTTACGTCGACGCCTGCGTCGCCGACCTGGTGGAACTCCTGGAAACCGCCACCGCGGGCGACGTCGCCTGCCTGATCGCCGAGCCGATCCAGGGCGTCGGCGGCTTCAGTTCCCCGCCGGACGGGCTGTTCAAGGCGATGAAGGAGGTACTGGACGAGCACGGCATCCTGTTCGTCTCCGACGAGGTCCAGACCGGCTGGGGCCGCACCGGCGACCACTACTGGGGCATCCAGGCGCACGACGTGGTGCCGGACATGATGACCTTCGCCAAGGGCCTCGGGAACGGCCTGGCGGTCGGCGGCGTGGTCGCCCGCGGCGAGATCATGGACTGTTTCAAAGCCGAGTCGTTCTCCACCTTCGGCGGCAATCCGGTGTCCATGCAGGGCGCGCTGGCCGTCCTGGACTACATCGACGACCACGACCTGCAAGCGAACTGCAAGGCCCGCGGCGACCAGTTGCTGCGCGGCCTGCGAGCGGCGAACAGCCCGTACGTCGGCGAAGTCCGCGGCAAGGGCTTGATGATCGGCGTCGAGCTGGTCGAACCCGGCACGACGACGCCGAATACCGTTGCCGCCAAGCAAATGCTGGAAGAAACGAAAAAGCGCGGTCTGCTCATCGGAAAGGGCGGTCTGCACAAAAACGTCCTGCGGATCGGGCCGCCGATGACGCTCACCGAAGCCGAAGCCGACGAGGGCCTGCAGATCCTGCTCGACTCGCTGGCCGCGCTGTCCTGA
- the serS gene encoding serine--tRNA ligase, translated as MIDPRTLREDPEAVRASQRARGEDEGVVDKLLDLDTRRRSAIATADKLRAEQKSVSKQVPKASPEDKPALLARAKDLSAQVKAAEVEQNEASEEFDQLFRVLPNLVHPDAPIGGEDDFAVLKTVGEVPTFDFAPRDHLDLMEGLGALDMERGAKVSGSRFYFLSGVGAQLQLALLNMAVARATANGFTPMITPSLVRPEIMAGTGFLGAHSSEVYRLRDDDLYLVGTSEVPLAGYHSDEILDLSAGPRRYAGWSSCYRREAGSYGKDTRGIIRVHQFDKVEMFVFAKPEDAEAEHERLLGWEEDMLAAIEVPYRVIDTATGDLGTSAYRKYDCEAWVPTQETYRELTSTSNCTTFQARRLSVRYRDDNGKPQTAATLNGTLATTRWIVAIVENHQQPDGSVRVPVALRPFLGGLEVLEPVKR; from the coding sequence GTGATTGACCCCAGGACTCTGCGCGAAGACCCGGAAGCCGTGCGCGCGTCGCAGCGTGCCCGTGGCGAGGACGAGGGAGTGGTCGACAAGCTGCTCGACCTCGACACGCGCCGCCGCTCTGCGATCGCGACCGCCGACAAGCTGCGGGCCGAGCAGAAGTCCGTGTCCAAGCAGGTGCCGAAGGCCTCCCCGGAGGACAAGCCCGCCCTGCTCGCCCGGGCCAAGGACCTGTCGGCGCAGGTCAAGGCCGCGGAGGTCGAGCAGAACGAGGCCTCCGAGGAGTTCGACCAGCTGTTCCGCGTCCTGCCGAACCTGGTGCACCCGGACGCGCCGATCGGCGGCGAGGACGACTTCGCGGTGCTGAAGACCGTCGGCGAGGTGCCGACGTTCGACTTCGCCCCGCGCGACCACCTCGACCTGATGGAAGGCCTCGGCGCGCTCGACATGGAGCGCGGCGCGAAGGTGTCGGGCTCGCGGTTCTACTTCCTGTCCGGCGTCGGCGCGCAGCTGCAGCTCGCGCTGCTGAACATGGCCGTGGCGCGCGCGACCGCGAACGGCTTCACGCCAATGATCACGCCGTCGCTGGTCCGCCCGGAGATCATGGCGGGCACCGGCTTCCTCGGCGCGCACTCGTCGGAGGTGTACCGCCTGCGCGACGACGACCTGTACCTGGTCGGCACGTCGGAGGTCCCGCTCGCGGGCTACCACTCGGACGAGATCCTCGACCTCAGCGCCGGTCCGCGCCGCTACGCCGGCTGGTCGTCGTGTTACCGCCGCGAGGCCGGGTCGTACGGCAAGGACACCCGCGGCATCATCCGGGTGCACCAGTTCGACAAGGTCGAGATGTTCGTCTTCGCCAAGCCGGAGGACGCCGAGGCCGAGCACGAGCGGCTGCTGGGCTGGGAAGAGGACATGCTCGCCGCGATCGAGGTCCCGTACCGGGTCATCGACACCGCGACCGGCGACCTCGGCACGTCCGCCTACCGCAAGTACGACTGCGAGGCGTGGGTCCCGACGCAGGAGACCTACCGCGAGCTGACCTCGACGTCCAACTGCACGACGTTCCAGGCCCGGCGCTTGTCCGTGCGCTACCGCGACGACAACGGCAAACCGCAGACGGCCGCCACGCTGAATGGCACGCTGGCGACCACGCGCTGGATCGTCGCGATCGTGGAGAACCACCAGCAGCCCGACGGTTCGGTCCGGGTGCCGGTGGCGCTGCGTCCGTTCCTCGGCGGGCTCGAGGTGCTGGAACCGGTCAAGCGCTGA
- a CDS encoding DUF3558 family protein — protein sequence MRFKGAAVALAAVATLLAGCTQQVSGVASPVPGQGPVTPVVDPCTLLDAQQLAGLGYQPQGRLVKARKEQRAPAMCLWTATDTEHTIVMSVGWSVDLSLDDYLQGALKKADPVQLGGFAWTRYAGFISGSCDLYTTLGPKSFAFVSVNFSDEAQGCERVKKAIPQVAAHLPGGQPAPPIAPSTPPEGTAPTGPLASVNPCQLLKPEQAQQLKMVPNGQLDSSKVISPNVTYCLWKDTDGDGGQKPFEVWVGPDVPLKRWPGMDVAPTEQIDVNGRKWSLFPNFNDSGGVICAAGLAVSDTASIQIVSGQLADKSKACDAIKAGIPMVSGNLPS from the coding sequence ATGAGGTTCAAGGGAGCGGCGGTCGCCCTGGCGGCGGTCGCGACGCTGCTCGCCGGGTGCACGCAGCAGGTGAGCGGCGTGGCTTCGCCGGTGCCGGGGCAGGGGCCGGTCACGCCGGTCGTCGACCCGTGCACCCTGCTCGACGCGCAGCAGCTAGCCGGGCTCGGCTACCAGCCGCAGGGCAGGTTGGTCAAGGCGCGCAAGGAACAGCGCGCGCCGGCGATGTGCCTGTGGACCGCGACGGACACCGAGCACACGATCGTCATGTCCGTCGGCTGGTCGGTGGACCTGAGCCTCGACGACTACCTCCAGGGCGCCCTCAAGAAGGCCGACCCGGTGCAGCTCGGCGGTTTCGCGTGGACCCGCTACGCCGGGTTCATCAGCGGAAGCTGCGACCTGTACACGACGCTCGGGCCCAAGTCGTTCGCCTTCGTGAGCGTGAACTTTTCGGACGAAGCGCAGGGGTGCGAGCGAGTGAAGAAGGCCATCCCGCAGGTCGCCGCGCATCTGCCGGGCGGGCAGCCCGCGCCGCCGATCGCGCCGAGCACGCCGCCGGAGGGCACCGCGCCGACCGGGCCGCTCGCGTCGGTCAACCCGTGTCAGCTGCTGAAACCGGAGCAGGCGCAGCAGCTGAAAATGGTGCCGAACGGCCAGCTGGACAGTTCCAAGGTCATCTCGCCCAACGTGACCTACTGCCTGTGGAAGGACACCGACGGCGACGGCGGGCAGAAGCCGTTCGAGGTCTGGGTCGGGCCGGACGTGCCGTTGAAACGCTGGCCCGGCATGGACGTCGCGCCGACCGAGCAGATCGACGTGAACGGCCGGAAATGGTCGCTGTTCCCGAACTTCAACGATTCCGGCGGCGTGATCTGCGCGGCCGGGCTCGCGGTTTCGGACACCGCGTCGATCCAGATCGTCAGCGGGCAGCTGGCCGACAAGTCCAAGGCGTGCGACGCGATCAAGGCCGGAATCCCGATGGTGTCGGGGAATCTGCCTTCTTGA